The window CGATCACATTCAGATGCCGCCTTTTCAAAGTTTTCGGGATGCTGAATCGCACGCGACGACGCTGGCTCACGAACTGACGCACTGGACGCGGCACGGCTCGCGGCTGAATCGCGAGTTTGGCCGCAAACGCTTTGGCGATGAGGGCTATGCGATGGAGGAACTCGTCGCCGAGCTAGGAGCGGCGTTTCTGTCCGCTGATCTTCGTCTTACGCCGGAAGTGCGGGAGGATCACGCCGATTACGTTGCCAACTGGTTGAAGGTACTGAAGGACGACAAGCGGGCGATCTTTACGGCCGCCTCGCACGCCAGCCGGGCGGCCGAGTATCTGCACTTCTTTCAGCCGCAGCCTGCTGCCTGATGGCAGCTTCAATCACTCGCCTGGCCGCATCGCGGCCGGGCTTTCTTTCTCCGACGCCATCATTTCAGGATACACGTATGGACCCGACCCAAGCCTATCTCGATTTATGTGATGCACTAAATGCCGGAGACCTGGTCGCAGCACGCGAACTTGCCCAAGTATTGAAAGAGTGGTTTGCCCGCGGCGGCTTCTATCCGACGCTGCATGAAAGGGCAGACATTGACGCAGCTGTTGCCAACGCACTGGCCCGGACGGACGAGCCGACGCCCAACACCGCGGCCTTCAGCCTGATATGCGAGCGCTGCGACGCCGGCATGGAGATCGGCAGCGAGGCTGAAGCACTGGGGCAAGGCTGGACAGGGATTGTGTACGCCCCTGACCTGCCATCGGCAAACTATGTCGGCATCTGCCCCGACTGCCAGGAGCAAGACGAATAGGCCAACCCTTCGCCTTCATTTGAAGCGACGCCCCGGCTGACCGCCGGGGCGTTTTTGTTTCCAAACGCGAAGGCATCCTGCCCGTGTTTCGCCCGGCATCGTGCCGGGCGTTTCTGTGCCGGTGTCATTGAATTGTCACATTTCTTTGGTTGCGCTTGGTCGGTGTGCAGCGAATAATTCTTACAAAGTTATCAGGAGAGGAGTTATGGCACCGGATGATCAACTGCTACAGGCCGCCACGCACGGCGACATCCTTCGGGCCCAGGAGGCTATCAAGCGAGGCGCGAATGTAAATGCGAAGGATTCTTGCGGAAGTACTCCCCTACACACCGCCGCCGAATTTGGAAGTATCGACGTCGCCAAGCTCCTCATCGAGAAAGGAGCGAGTGTGAATTCGAAGGACTCGTTCGGGTTTACTCCCCTACACACCGCCGCCGAATCTGGAAGCGTCGATATCGCCACTCTGCTCGTTACAAAGGGCGCGGACATAAATGCGAAGGATAGGTTCGGATGCACGCCGCTTCACCTCGGAATCAGCAACAACCGTCCGGGATTACTTGCGCAACTCCTCGTTTACGGCGCAGATGCCAATATGAATGATTCTTTCGGAAGTACTCCGCTTCATTGGGCCGCCTGTTATAAAAATCCTGGCATTGCCAGACTCCTCCTCGACAATGGAGCGGACATAAAGGCGAAGGACGGCACGGGACGGACTCCGCTAGCCCTGGCGGTGGAATATAACCGTCCAGAGGTTGCCGGTACCCTGCGCAAAGAGACTGACCACCAGCGCAAGCAAGGGGTAACTTTTGCATTGCAGGTTCCAAGACCCAAAGCTACCCACAGTGAAGATGCCGCGCATCGAAAAGCAAATGCCGGCC is drawn from Anatilimnocola floriformis and contains these coding sequences:
- a CDS encoding ankyrin repeat domain-containing protein, producing the protein MAPDDQLLQAATHGDILRAQEAIKRGANVNAKDSCGSTPLHTAAEFGSIDVAKLLIEKGASVNSKDSFGFTPLHTAAESGSVDIATLLVTKGADINAKDRFGCTPLHLGISNNRPGLLAQLLVYGADANMNDSFGSTPLHWAACYKNPGIARLLLDNGADIKAKDGTGRTPLALAVEYNRPEVAGTLRKETDHQRKQGVTFALQVPRPKATHSEDAAHRKANAGLPDH